The following are encoded together in the Cyanobacterium aponinum PCC 10605 genome:
- a CDS encoding NifU family protein: MSLALTPENVEQVLDELRPYLMADGGNVELVEIDGPTVKLRLQGACGSCPSSTMTLRMGIERRLREYIPEIAEVEQVI; the protein is encoded by the coding sequence ATGTCTTTAGCATTAACACCTGAAAATGTGGAACAAGTATTAGATGAATTACGCCCTTATCTCATGGCAGACGGTGGAAATGTGGAATTAGTCGAAATTGATGGACCTACTGTAAAATTAAGATTACAGGGAGCTTGTGGTTCTTGTCCTAGTTCTACTATGACCCTTAGAATGGGTATTGAGCGCCGTTTAAGAGAATATATCCCTGAAATTGCCGAAGTAGAGCAAGTAATTTAA
- a CDS encoding hybrid sensor histidine kinase/response regulator, giving the protein MMGQKYKVITKDTFEEWQRIINAITNIAGVTVGLITRVLGNQVKTIVASQNAENPYLKLSRDSVIGSGIYCEQVIRNKTKLIINNALKNQKWENNFDLQYNLISYLGFPLRYSDNRIFGTICLLNNRETYYSDDLIYLLEKMRDVIESQIHEIENNWLDQLFVNKSLLKTIFDSIPVGIGLSAFPPNSGIFYVNPRFTNLFGYIINDIPTINDWFSLAYPDTHYRSLSYKLWFKMISQARQKKEIVEPQEFQITCKNGDVKDVLISVRILDNMLLSSFVDITKQKRTEAQLRLSEKRHRLLAEYATDNIWTMTPDFQFDYISPSIEYIRGYTPEEVRLQSFEQILVAPDSLLKGYQRLKEVSQCSPENTPKYGFRDELELICKDGSTVWTEVIITPVFDKQGNLKQIQGITRNIADRKNYEFELKEAHDQIIKINAELEERVKKRTFELKEREIRLEKTNQELIKANRLKDEFLAMMSHELRTPLNAILGMTEILLEKIYGEINIQQEQSLKTIENSGQHLLSLINDILDVTKIEAGKIDLNFKNISVYSVCESSLDLIQAQAQKKQIQLQSILPPDLPEIYADENRIRQVLLNLLNNAVKFTPNYGQVTLEAIYPPLSDNQDSHHLRLLVTDTGIGIAKENINKLFQPFVQIDSNLNRQYEGTGLGLVLVKKFVELHGGKVSFSSRVGWGSCFMIDLPIARNQIKHKISTSINNNTSNNRIETKITKKQPLILLAEDNEANVISMQNYLEAKGYRLFIAMDGQEAISALSGEKPDLIVMDIQMPKLDGIRAIEYLKQNPDYCNIPIIAITAPVSGNDREKCLKAGADEYMSKPVRLRDLANHIQRLLIPTS; this is encoded by the coding sequence ATGATGGGACAAAAATATAAGGTTATTACCAAAGATACTTTTGAGGAATGGCAAAGAATTATCAATGCGATAACCAATATAGCAGGAGTAACAGTAGGATTAATCACAAGGGTTTTAGGTAATCAAGTTAAAACTATTGTTGCCAGTCAAAATGCTGAGAATCCCTATCTTAAATTGAGTCGAGACTCTGTTATCGGTTCAGGAATATATTGTGAGCAAGTAATTAGAAATAAAACAAAATTAATTATTAACAATGCCCTAAAAAACCAAAAATGGGAAAATAACTTTGATTTACAATATAATCTTATTTCTTACCTCGGTTTTCCCTTAAGATATTCTGATAATCGCATTTTTGGAACGATTTGTTTGCTTAATAATAGGGAAACTTATTATTCTGATGATCTTATCTATCTTCTGGAGAAAATGAGAGATGTGATAGAGTCTCAAATTCATGAGATAGAAAATAACTGGCTAGATCAATTATTCGTCAATAAATCATTATTGAAGACAATTTTTGATAGTATCCCCGTAGGTATTGGCTTGTCAGCTTTTCCCCCTAATTCAGGCATTTTTTATGTCAATCCTCGATTTACTAATTTATTTGGCTATATTATTAATGATATTCCCACTATCAATGATTGGTTTAGTCTTGCTTATCCAGATACCCATTATCGCAGTCTTTCTTATAAATTATGGTTCAAAATGATTTCACAAGCTAGACAAAAAAAAGAAATTGTTGAACCTCAAGAATTTCAGATTACTTGCAAAAATGGCGATGTGAAGGACGTATTAATCAGCGTCAGAATATTAGACAATATGCTCCTTTCATCATTTGTTGATATTACCAAACAAAAACGCACAGAGGCACAATTAAGACTAAGTGAAAAAAGACATAGATTATTAGCCGAATATGCCACAGATAATATTTGGACAATGACTCCCGATTTTCAGTTTGACTATATAAGCCCCTCTATTGAATATATAAGAGGTTATACTCCTGAGGAGGTTCGTCTTCAATCATTTGAACAGATTTTAGTTGCTCCTGATTCATTGCTCAAAGGCTATCAACGCTTAAAAGAGGTTAGTCAATGTTCTCCTGAAAATACGCCAAAATATGGATTTAGGGATGAATTAGAGCTTATATGTAAAGATGGTTCGACAGTGTGGACAGAAGTAATAATTACTCCCGTTTTTGATAAGCAGGGGAACTTAAAACAAATACAGGGCATAACTAGAAACATAGCAGACCGTAAAAACTACGAGTTTGAGTTAAAAGAAGCCCATGATCAAATTATTAAAATTAATGCTGAGTTAGAAGAAAGAGTTAAAAAAAGAACTTTTGAACTAAAAGAAAGAGAAATTAGACTAGAAAAAACCAATCAAGAATTAATTAAGGCTAATCGTCTTAAAGACGAATTTTTAGCAATGATGAGCCATGAATTACGTACCCCTCTCAATGCAATTTTAGGAATGACGGAAATTCTCCTAGAAAAAATTTATGGAGAAATTAACATACAACAAGAACAAAGTTTAAAAACTATCGAAAATAGTGGACAACACTTATTATCATTGATTAATGATATTCTCGATGTTACTAAAATCGAGGCGGGAAAAATAGATCTCAATTTTAAAAATATCTCTGTTTACTCTGTGTGTGAATCGAGTTTGGATTTAATTCAGGCTCAAGCTCAAAAAAAACAAATACAACTACAAAGTATCTTACCTCCAGATTTACCCGAAATTTATGCCGATGAGAACCGTATTCGTCAAGTTCTGCTCAATTTGCTGAATAATGCAGTAAAATTCACTCCGAATTACGGTCAGGTTACTTTAGAAGCTATTTATCCTCCTCTTTCTGATAATCAAGATTCTCATCATCTTCGTTTATTAGTTACAGACACAGGAATTGGAATTGCGAAGGAAAATATCAATAAATTATTTCAACCTTTTGTACAAATTGATAGTAATTTGAATCGTCAGTATGAAGGCACAGGATTAGGATTGGTTTTAGTTAAAAAATTTGTCGAACTTCATGGGGGTAAAGTTAGTTTTAGCAGTCGAGTCGGATGGGGTAGTTGTTTCATGATTGATTTACCCATTGCCCGAAATCAAATTAAGCACAAGATTTCAACCTCTATCAATAACAATACGAGCAACAATAGAATAGAAACAAAAATAACTAAAAAACAACCCCTAATTTTATTAGCAGAAGATAATGAAGCGAATGTGATTAGTATGCAAAATTATTTAGAAGCTAAAGGTTATCGTCTTTTTATCGCTATGGATGGACAAGAAGCAATATCAGCTTTGAGCGGAGAAAAACCAGACTTAATCGTTATGGATATACAAATGCCAAAATTAGATGGAATTCGCGCGATCGAATATTTGAAACAAAATCCTGACTACTGTAATATTCCTATTATTGCGATAACAGCCCCAGTAAGTGGAAATGATCGAGAAAAATGCCTCAAAGCAGGGGCAGATGAGTATATGAGTAAACCTGTAAGGTTAAGAGATTTAGCTAATCATATTCAAAGATTATTGATACCTACAAGTTAA
- a CDS encoding response regulator, with protein sequence MRILLVDDDEILIDILEKTLQNQNYTIDAVMDGQQGWTYVSTYNYDLIILDWSLPKLDGISLCKRIRHYGYNMPIMILTARHSSQEKSYALDVGADDYLCKPFDIEELMARIRALFRRSQSYDQSSPLLNWGNLYLDPCICQVSYQGNTVQLTTKEYQLLELFLRHPHEVFNIEAIIENLWSSIEYPSEATVRSHLRHLRQKLKQAGLSENPIDTLRGRGYCLKSQPMKTEIKTEQNTLVFPSEIEKEKHLQQLTALNNIWEKYQDKRQEQLNILQTTLNQIKEQKINKNQLKRAIDNCHKLAGNLGVFGFNEASYLASQLEQLLKENLENKLDKIKQFETILNNLIWQINPQEDQQLNPLSNQIIDHCPLILVISEDVQFKKLFNQEAVKKGIITVTMTDLETVKIWFKSLEKEQFPDVVIMNIAFNQWQQELIEEYLAFITELNLQTPPIPSIIIGDRYERNFSHRTSAQERLLIAEKGGTFYLKKPLTPQEAIKFCQIALKRRAQGRKIMIIDEDEELLRLLPIYLQPWGFNITTLHDTRQFWDVLCAIAPDVLILEIEMPYLNGIEICKMLRTHAQWYQLPIIYYTKHTEPIILEKAFNSGVNDIIPKTLTERTLAQRIIKNIESTLCL encoded by the coding sequence ATGAGAATCTTGCTAGTAGATGATGATGAAATTCTCATTGATATTTTAGAAAAAACGCTCCAAAATCAAAACTATACTATTGATGCGGTGATGGATGGACAACAGGGGTGGACTTATGTTTCTACTTACAATTATGATCTGATTATTCTTGATTGGAGTTTACCTAAATTAGACGGTATTAGTTTATGTAAGCGCATTCGTCATTATGGCTATAATATGCCGATTATGATTCTTACTGCCCGTCATAGTAGTCAGGAAAAAAGCTACGCCCTTGATGTGGGTGCTGATGATTATCTGTGTAAGCCCTTTGACATTGAAGAATTAATGGCGAGAATCAGAGCTTTATTTCGACGTAGCCAAAGTTATGATCAATCTTCTCCCTTATTAAATTGGGGAAACCTATATTTAGATCCCTGCATTTGTCAAGTTAGTTATCAGGGTAATACTGTCCAACTTACCACAAAAGAATATCAATTATTAGAATTATTTTTACGCCATCCCCACGAGGTATTTAATATTGAAGCTATTATCGAAAATTTATGGTCTTCTATTGAGTATCCCTCAGAAGCAACAGTGCGATCGCATCTTCGTCATTTAAGACAGAAATTAAAACAAGCAGGATTATCAGAAAATCCTATCGACACTCTTAGAGGAAGGGGATACTGTTTGAAATCTCAACCCATGAAAACGGAAATAAAAACAGAACAAAACACCCTCGTATTTCCCTCAGAAATTGAAAAAGAAAAACACTTACAACAATTAACCGCATTAAATAATATTTGGGAAAAATATCAAGATAAAAGACAAGAACAATTAAACATTTTACAAACTACATTAAACCAAATTAAAGAACAAAAAATTAATAAAAATCAACTCAAAAGAGCCATTGATAACTGTCATAAATTAGCAGGTAATTTAGGAGTATTTGGTTTTAATGAAGCCTCTTACTTAGCTTCTCAGTTAGAGCAATTATTAAAAGAAAATTTAGAAAATAAATTAGATAAAATAAAACAATTTGAGACTATTTTAAATAACTTAATTTGGCAAATTAACCCTCAAGAAGATCAGCAATTAAATCCTTTAAGCAATCAAATAATTGATCATTGTCCTTTAATTTTAGTGATAAGTGAAGATGTTCAATTTAAAAAACTTTTTAATCAAGAAGCAGTAAAAAAAGGAATTATTACTGTTACCATGACAGATTTAGAAACAGTAAAAATATGGTTTAAATCTTTAGAAAAAGAGCAATTTCCTGATGTAGTTATTATGAATATTGCTTTTAATCAATGGCAACAAGAATTAATTGAAGAATATCTTGCCTTTATTACAGAATTAAATCTGCAAACTCCTCCTATTCCTAGTATTATAATTGGAGATCGCTACGAACGTAACTTTTCCCATCGCACATCCGCCCAAGAAAGACTATTAATCGCAGAAAAAGGAGGCACATTTTATCTAAAAAAACCCTTAACTCCTCAAGAAGCCATTAAATTTTGTCAAATAGCACTAAAAAGGCGTGCTCAAGGACGAAAAATCATGATTATCGATGAAGATGAAGAATTACTACGTCTTTTGCCTATCTATTTACAGCCTTGGGGTTTTAATATCACAACTCTCCATGATACCCGTCAATTCTGGGATGTGTTATGTGCGATCGCACCTGATGTACTAATATTAGAAATTGAAATGCCCTACCTTAATGGTATTGAAATTTGTAAAATGTTACGTACTCACGCCCAATGGTATCAACTCCCAATCATTTACTATACCAAGCATACAGAGCCAATAATCCTAGAAAAAGCATTCAATAGCGGAGTTAATGATATTATTCCAAAGACCCTTACAGAAAGAACATTAGCACAACGCATCATCAAAAACATAGAATCAACCTTGTGTTTGTAG
- a CDS encoding glycerate kinase, whose protein sequence is MNILSKSELNSIILKIIERQSLSSSEQEILKTFTPHSNYPFTHNQEPDLYREKISILPLIYPSLKKILQQLNFTESENYLTTIWFFWLPLALELANLYRQKSHPIVIGILGSQGTGKTTITKILPLIWQYLNLSSVAISLDDLYKTYQDRKELLKLDSRLIWRGPPGTHDIKLGLDVLTALKNRQYPVNIPRFDKSLHEGRGDRISGEIVNQADIIIFEGWFVGVKPVEEKVFKNPPPPIITKSDRTFAIDCNRRLKEYLPLWEKLNYLMILNPEDYRYSLKWRQEAEQKMIAQGKTGMNNQEIEEFVFYFWKALHPEIFIKPLIENPQSVNLVVNIDIHHQVNQIIK, encoded by the coding sequence ATGAATATATTATCTAAATCAGAGCTTAATTCTATAATCCTAAAAATCATTGAAAGACAATCATTATCTTCCTCTGAGCAAGAAATATTAAAAACATTTACTCCTCATTCAAATTATCCATTTACCCATAATCAAGAGCCTGATTTATATAGAGAAAAAATTAGTATTTTACCTCTTATATATCCTTCTTTAAAAAAGATTTTACAACAGTTAAATTTTACTGAATCAGAGAATTATTTAACAACTATTTGGTTTTTTTGGTTGCCCCTAGCACTTGAATTAGCGAACTTATACCGACAAAAATCTCATCCTATTGTTATCGGTATTTTAGGGAGTCAAGGAACTGGAAAAACTACTATTACAAAAATTCTTCCTTTAATTTGGCAATATTTGAATCTGTCTAGTGTAGCCATTTCCCTTGATGATTTATATAAAACTTATCAGGATAGAAAGGAGTTATTAAAATTAGATTCTCGTTTAATTTGGCGTGGCCCTCCCGGTACTCATGATATAAAATTGGGTCTTGATGTTTTAACTGCATTAAAAAATCGTCAGTATCCCGTTAATATTCCCCGTTTTGATAAATCTCTCCATGAAGGTAGAGGCGATCGCATCTCAGGAGAAATAGTCAATCAAGCTGATATAATCATTTTTGAAGGCTGGTTTGTGGGAGTAAAGCCCGTTGAAGAAAAAGTATTTAAAAATCCTCCGCCCCCCATCATAACAAAAAGCGATCGTACCTTTGCCATTGATTGTAATCGAAGACTCAAAGAATATTTACCCCTTTGGGAAAAATTAAACTATCTGATGATATTAAATCCCGAAGACTATCGCTATAGCTTGAAATGGCGCCAAGAAGCTGAACAAAAAATGATAGCCCAAGGAAAAACAGGCATGAATAATCAAGAGATAGAAGAATTTGTTTTCTACTTTTGGAAAGCATTACACCCAGAAATATTTATCAAACCTTTAATCGAAAATCCTCAATCTGTAAACTTAGTCGTTAATATTGACATTCATCATCAAGTCAATCAAATTATTAAGTGA